One window of the Mytilus galloprovincialis chromosome 14, xbMytGall1.hap1.1, whole genome shotgun sequence genome contains the following:
- the LOC143059275 gene encoding glyoxal reductase-like → MATNIDSVINLNDGIAMPLFGLGTAWTNDCSQAVSYAIEQGYRMIDTAQRYGNEEDVGKGIAMSGKDRKDLFIVTKQWQNGHDACIQGLQRSLVRLDTDYIDLFLIHGPREGRNIETYKAMLELKKQGLVRSVGVSNFNIQHLEGLRNAGLPTPSVNQIELHPWLQPREIIDYCKKYNITVMGYSPLVKSKMLKNQQICDLAKRYNKTTAQILIRWSVQHGYITIPKSSKSNRIKENMQIFDWTLSEDDMDYLDQNNVEEIRCAWDAINSEWHG, encoded by the exons ATGGCAACCAATATTGACTCTGTTATCAATTTAAATGATGGCATTGCAATGCCTCTATTTGGTCTGGGAACAGCATGGACGAATGATTGTTCACAAGCAGTTTCATATGCCATTGAACAGGGATACAGAATGATTGATACTGCTCAGAGATATGg gaATGAAGAAGATGTTGGTAAAGGCATAGCTATGAGTGGTAAAGATAGGAAAGATCTATTTATAGTAACCAAGCAATGGCAGAATGGACATGATGCCTGTATTCAAGGTTTACAGAGAAGTTTAGTTCG ATTAGATACAGATTATATAGACCTGTTTCTGATTCATGGACCAAGAGAGGGGAGGAATATAGAGACATACAAAGCCATGTTGGAACTAAAGAAACAAGGTTTGGTCAG GTCAGTTGGGGTTTCcaatttcaacattcaacacttAGAAGGTTTAAGAAATGCAGGATTACCAACTCCATCAGTAAATCAGATTGAACTTCATCCATGGCTTCagccaagggagataattgattATTGTAAAAAGTATAACATAACTGTCATGGGTTATTCCCCTTTAGTGAAAAGCAAAATGTTGAAGAACCAACAAATCTGTGATCTGGCTAAAAG GTACAATAAGACGACTGCACAGATTTTAATACGATGGAGTGTTCAAcatggatatattacaataccAAAGTCTTCCAAATCAAACAGAATCaaagaaaatatgcaaatttttgATTGGACGTTGAGTGAAGATGACATGGATTATCTC GATCAAAATAATGTTGAAGAGATAAGATGTGCTTGGGATGCTATCAACTCAGAATGGCATGGATGA